One genomic segment of Candidatus Epulonipiscium sp. includes these proteins:
- a CDS encoding ABC transporter permease, with the protein MNNLDLVLMSIRNLWRRKLRTSLTILGVIIGTGSIVLMLSLGFAMNLNLENSMKRWGDLSIINVWPNWGNMTSHTTEPSISEEDLKQMETITSVEMVIPSVSLYIPSIIGKYKGYIEIEGITPEAMSKLGYNVDRGRTFTADDRNVIIAGTQVAMNFRKIGYTDGRFYGGYDGGQEAPFDMLNQTVKISPDHNYGEKNAPKPIVKPPRPIKATVVGIMEEKNYETSYRCYMPTDTVKKLILAQRDYEEKLQAAQGQKIPKKKGTKEFTYQNVKVKVENVHQVDGVLEEIRAMGFEAYSMSDGLKEVKNMFKGIQMVLGGIGAVSLLVAALGITNTMIMSIYERTREIGVMKVIGALLTDIRKMFLIEAAMIGFIGGLLGLLISLLISFLLNRFSSGGLLGDMFTGPPEEGVKTYVSVIPFWLLGASLIFSSLIGMVAGYFPARRAMKLSALSAIKTE; encoded by the coding sequence ATGAATAATCTTGATCTGGTATTAATGAGTATAAGGAATCTATGGCGGCGAAAGCTGCGTACTTCTTTAACCATATTAGGAGTTATCATAGGGACTGGTTCTATTGTACTTATGCTTTCCTTAGGTTTTGCAATGAATCTAAACCTAGAAAATTCCATGAAACGTTGGGGTGATTTATCCATAATAAATGTTTGGCCTAATTGGGGCAATATGACTTCTCATACTACTGAACCTTCTATTTCCGAAGAAGATTTAAAACAAATGGAAACTATAACCAGTGTAGAGATGGTGATTCCCTCTGTCTCCCTATATATCCCCAGCATAATCGGAAAATATAAGGGGTATATTGAAATAGAAGGAATTACCCCCGAAGCAATGTCTAAGCTTGGATATAATGTAGACCGTGGAAGAACTTTTACCGCCGATGATCGCAATGTTATCATTGCGGGCACACAAGTTGCCATGAACTTTCGTAAAATAGGATATACTGATGGAAGATTTTACGGTGGATATGATGGAGGGCAAGAAGCTCCTTTTGATATGCTCAACCAAACAGTAAAAATCTCACCTGATCATAATTACGGAGAAAAGAATGCCCCAAAACCTATTGTTAAGCCTCCTAGACCTATTAAAGCAACTGTAGTAGGTATAATGGAAGAAAAAAATTATGAAACCAGTTATCGATGCTATATGCCTACCGATACCGTTAAGAAGCTTATTCTTGCCCAAAGGGATTATGAAGAAAAGTTACAGGCTGCCCAAGGACAAAAAATCCCGAAAAAAAAGGGTACTAAAGAATTTACCTATCAAAATGTCAAAGTTAAAGTTGAGAACGTTCATCAGGTTGATGGGGTTTTAGAAGAAATAAGGGCTATGGGTTTTGAAGCTTATAGTATGTCTGACGGTTTAAAAGAAGTTAAAAATATGTTTAAGGGAATCCAAATGGTACTAGGAGGTATTGGTGCAGTTTCCCTGCTGGTTGCTGCCTTAGGCATAACCAATACAATGATTATGTCGATATATGAAAGAACAAGAGAAATAGGTGTTATGAAAGTTATAGGTGCCCTGCTTACGGATATCAGAAAAATGTTTTTGATAGAAGCAGCAATGATAGGTTTTATTGGTGGATTATTAGGACTACTTATAAGCCTGCTTATCTCATTCTTACTTAATCGCTTTAGTTCCGGAGGATTATTAGGGGATATGTTTACAGGTCCCCCGGAAGAAGGAGTAAAAACTTATGTTTCCGTTATACCCTTTTGGCTCTTAGGTGCCTCCTTAATCTTTAGTAGTTTAATTGGAATGGTTGCAGGGTACTTTCCAGCTAGAAGGGCCATGAAGTTATCGGCTTTAAGTGCAATTAAAACAGAGTAA